A window of Eubacteriaceae bacterium ES3 contains these coding sequences:
- a CDS encoding DegT/DnrJ/EryC1/StrS family aminotransferase, whose product MGKRINVTRSSMPEFEEYIEEIRSLWDSHWLTNMGEKHEKFSACLRSYLSVPYVSLFTNGHLALECILAALELEGEAITTPYTFASTTHAVIRNGLVPVFCDINEEDYTIDVKQIESLITEKTSAIIPVHVYGNICNLEDIDKIAKKYNLKVIYDAAHAFGVKVNGVGIGNFGDASMFSFHATKVFNTIEGGAASYREEYIQQILYYLKNFGITGPESVEYVGGNAKMSEFQAAMGICNLRHVDEDISKRKKVTDRYQQNLGKTPGIKLVKNQAGVQGNYAYMPVVFDGYHKSRDQIFKELEGKNIHPRKYFYPIITDYECYEGQFNSDNTPVAKYIADRVLTLPIYPDLALEDVDWICDIIKKPL is encoded by the coding sequence ATGGGAAAGAGAATAAATGTTACACGTTCATCAATGCCTGAATTTGAGGAGTATATAGAAGAAATTAGAAGCTTATGGGATAGTCATTGGTTGACTAATATGGGAGAAAAACATGAAAAATTCAGCGCTTGTTTAAGATCTTATCTGAGTGTGCCGTATGTTTCGCTTTTTACCAATGGCCATCTGGCACTTGAATGTATTCTGGCTGCACTTGAATTAGAGGGTGAGGCTATTACCACGCCATATACATTTGCATCAACGACCCATGCGGTTATCAGAAATGGTTTAGTACCAGTATTTTGTGATATTAATGAGGAAGACTATACCATTGATGTTAAGCAGATTGAAAGCCTGATTACCGAAAAGACATCTGCAATTATTCCTGTTCATGTTTATGGGAATATCTGTAATCTGGAAGATATTGATAAAATTGCTAAGAAATACAATCTTAAAGTCATTTATGATGCGGCTCACGCATTCGGAGTAAAAGTTAACGGCGTAGGAATTGGTAATTTCGGAGACGCCTCAATGTTTAGTTTTCATGCGACTAAGGTTTTTAACACCATTGAAGGTGGAGCGGCTTCATATCGTGAGGAATATATTCAACAAATATTGTATTATCTTAAAAACTTTGGTATTACTGGGCCGGAATCGGTGGAATATGTTGGGGGGAATGCCAAAATGAGCGAATTTCAGGCTGCAATGGGAATTTGTAATCTTCGCCATGTTGATGAAGATATCAGTAAACGCAAAAAGGTGACAGACCGTTATCAGCAAAACCTGGGTAAAACTCCTGGGATCAAACTGGTCAAAAACCAGGCTGGGGTACAAGGGAATTATGCTTATATGCCGGTTGTTTTCGACGGATATCATAAGTCTAGAGACCAGATTTTTAAGGAGCTGGAAGGAAAAAACATTCATCCGAGGAAGTATTTTTATCCGATCATAACAGATTATGAATGTTATGAGGGTCAATTCAATTCAGATAATACCCCAGTTGCAAAATATATTGCCGACCGGGTTTTAACACTTCCGATCTATCCGGATCTGGCACTTGAAGATGTTGACTGGATTTGTGATATTATCAAGAAACCATTGTAA
- the aat gene encoding leucyl/phenylalanyl-tRNA--protein transferase, translating into MGNKIGGLKKIDQKFFHGKMKAFYRRHMLYQNKAYHLTEDLYFPPHTDANKEVRLGPLGELLAIGGDLSLERMIFSYKNGIDMTISKDEPILWWTSEGRCVLFPPNIHISKGARRFIERNTFRFTVDQVFEKVVDACSEERTGLTWLTPERKDVAYKLYQQGIAHSIELWQDDNLIAGNFGVAFGAYFLSESKFSRVSNAGKAATIALALRLKELHYNLYDMGIWPTDHLISMGAEVIPREEFHKILKESLEKPDIVKEWDRLFENWDLKSAVEKHRVERTLAWEKDNSSQI; encoded by the coding sequence ATGGGAAATAAAATAGGTGGGCTGAAAAAGATTGATCAGAAGTTTTTTCATGGAAAGATGAAGGCTTTTTATAGGCGGCATATGCTATATCAAAATAAAGCCTATCATTTGACAGAAGACCTATATTTCCCTCCTCACACAGATGCCAACAAAGAAGTTCGGTTGGGACCATTAGGGGAACTACTGGCGATTGGCGGAGATTTATCACTAGAGCGGATGATCTTCTCATATAAGAATGGGATTGATATGACGATTTCCAAGGATGAACCGATTCTCTGGTGGACATCTGAAGGCAGGTGTGTGTTATTTCCACCTAATATCCATATTTCAAAGGGGGCTCGACGATTTATTGAAAGAAATACCTTTCGGTTTACAGTCGATCAGGTTTTTGAAAAAGTAGTCGATGCTTGCTCGGAAGAAAGAACGGGACTGACATGGCTGACACCGGAAAGAAAAGACGTGGCTTATAAATTATATCAGCAAGGAATCGCCCATTCGATTGAATTGTGGCAGGATGATAATCTAATTGCTGGAAATTTTGGCGTGGCTTTTGGCGCATATTTTTTGAGTGAATCAAAATTCTCAAGGGTAAGTAATGCTGGAAAGGCTGCTACGATTGCCTTGGCCCTACGACTAAAAGAATTACACTACAACCTTTATGATATGGGGATATGGCCCACTGATCACCTAATAAGCATGGGCGCTGAGGTGATTCCGCGTGAAGAATTTCATAAAATATTAAAAGAAAGTCTTGAAAAACCTGATATCGTAAAAGAATGGGACAGACTATTTGAAAACTGGGATTTAAAATCTGCAGTTGAAAAACATCGTGTAGAGAGGACGCTTGCCTGGGAAAAGGATAACAGTTCACAAATTTAA
- a CDS encoding leucyl/phenylalanyl-tRNA--protein transferase, with protein sequence MGPYGKLLAIGGAFSPERIILAYQNGIYPLSYEGQPLLWWTSDTYLILYLDKLHIATDVRKFIRNDNFSITADKAYYEVVNACSENRQGQTWLTKERKEAAFQLYEMGKAHSVEVWQNNELIGGLFGVVIGSCFYNESMFTRRDSGSKVAMTASALRLKELNFRTMDLGDWPTDNLLRYGSTQICREDYMKEMKKCHDESGFKGDWVDIFKDWDLKSAIKKHRHLKL encoded by the coding sequence ATGGGTCCATATGGCAAATTACTGGCTATTGGGGGAGCTTTCTCTCCAGAGCGGATTATTTTGGCTTATCAAAACGGGATTTATCCTTTATCCTACGAAGGTCAGCCATTACTCTGGTGGACGTCGGATACTTATTTAATTTTATACCTGGATAAGTTACATATTGCAACAGATGTCAGGAAATTTATCAGAAATGATAATTTCAGCATAACTGCTGACAAAGCTTACTATGAAGTTGTCAATGCCTGCTCAGAAAACAGACAAGGTCAAACCTGGCTGACGAAAGAAAGAAAAGAAGCCGCTTTTCAGTTATATGAGATGGGCAAGGCTCACTCTGTTGAAGTGTGGCAGAATAATGAATTGATTGGTGGTTTGTTTGGGGTTGTGATTGGTTCTTGTTTCTACAATGAATCCATGTTTACCCGAAGGGATTCCGGGTCAAAAGTTGCGATGACAGCTTCGGCACTTAGGTTAAAAGAACTGAATTTTCGGACAATGGATTTAGGAGACTGGCCAACTGATAATTTGCTGCGATATGGATCGACACAAATCTGTCGTGAAGATTATATGAAGGAAATGAAAAAGTGTCACGATGAGTCTGGTTTTAAAGGTGATTGGGTAGATATATTTAAAGATTGGGATTTAAAATCTGCTATTAAAAAACATCGTCATCTGAAATTATGA
- a CDS encoding lipopolysaccharide biosynthesis protein, with product MVKAFMEDKQIKSKVITSLFWKLMERGGTQGIQFIVQIVLARLLLPEEYGVLAILLVFIALANVFVQYGFNTSLIQKKDADETDFSTVFYSSLVVAGVIYIILFFTVPVIADFYENEMIIPLMRVLSLTLFIGALNSIQNAIVARNLEFKKLFYSSLGAIIISGVVGIFMAYRGLGIWALVFQQLSNQVTIALILWFTVKWRPRLLFSFESLKSLFSFGWKLLLSALINTFYTNIYTFVIGKLYSPEMLGYFNRGQQFPQLVVKNVNGSIQSVMFPAMASQQENRERLKGMARRSIVTSSFLVFPMMVGMAIIAEPMVKVLLTDKWLPSVPFLQIACASLALVPIHTANLQAINALGRSDIFLKLEIIKTVVDGLLLVIALFFGIYAIAWAMVVSSLIASFINAYPNLKLLNYSYKEQLKDILPSLLLSMIMGAGIYVFSFLGLSPLITIIVQVSAGIIIYFGLAKIMKLESFTYLIITGKEIFYSRKNSKHN from the coding sequence ATGGTAAAAGCATTCATGGAAGATAAACAGATAAAATCGAAAGTCATTACATCACTATTCTGGAAATTAATGGAGCGTGGAGGAACACAGGGTATTCAATTTATTGTTCAGATTGTGTTGGCCCGGCTACTTTTGCCTGAAGAATATGGCGTATTGGCAATTTTACTTGTTTTTATAGCACTGGCCAATGTATTTGTGCAGTATGGTTTTAATACCTCTCTCATTCAAAAAAAAGATGCTGATGAGACGGATTTTTCAACGGTATTTTATTCAAGTCTGGTAGTTGCTGGAGTGATTTATATTATATTGTTTTTTACAGTACCTGTAATTGCTGACTTTTATGAAAATGAAATGATAATACCGTTAATGAGGGTCTTGTCATTAACTTTGTTTATTGGGGCCTTAAATTCGATCCAAAATGCCATTGTGGCCAGAAATCTGGAATTTAAGAAATTGTTTTACAGTAGTTTAGGGGCAATTATCATTTCTGGAGTTGTTGGGATTTTCATGGCATATAGGGGCTTGGGAATATGGGCGCTGGTTTTTCAGCAATTGTCCAATCAGGTGACAATTGCTTTAATTTTGTGGTTTACAGTAAAATGGCGGCCCAGACTACTTTTTTCATTTGAAAGTCTTAAGAGTTTATTTTCTTTTGGTTGGAAATTACTGCTGTCAGCTTTAATTAATACGTTTTATACCAATATATATACTTTTGTTATCGGAAAACTGTATAGTCCGGAAATGTTGGGGTATTTTAACAGAGGACAACAATTTCCGCAATTAGTGGTGAAGAATGTTAATGGTTCGATTCAGTCGGTGATGTTTCCAGCTATGGCCTCGCAGCAGGAAAACAGGGAGCGGCTAAAAGGGATGGCCAGAAGAAGCATTGTGACCAGTTCATTTTTAGTTTTCCCAATGATGGTGGGGATGGCAATTATTGCTGAACCTATGGTTAAGGTTTTATTAACTGATAAGTGGCTTCCTAGTGTTCCGTTTTTGCAGATTGCCTGTGCCAGTCTAGCTTTAGTGCCGATTCATACGGCAAATTTGCAGGCAATTAATGCTCTGGGACGCAGCGACATTTTCTTGAAACTGGAGATTATTAAAACAGTCGTTGATGGCTTGCTGTTAGTAATAGCCCTGTTTTTCGGGATTTATGCAATCGCCTGGGCGATGGTAGTGTCGAGTTTGATTGCCTCATTTATCAATGCATATCCTAATTTAAAGCTTTTAAATTACAGTTATAAAGAGCAACTGAAAGATATTTTACCTTCATTATTATTGTCCATGATAATGGGAGCCGGTATTTATGTCTTTTCATTTTTGGGTTTGAGTCCCCTGATAACGATAATTGTACAAGTTTCTGCAGGGATAATTATATATTTTGGACTGGCAAAGATAATGAAATTGGAGAGTTTCACTTATCTGATAATAACGGGCAAAGAAATTTTTTACAGCAGAAAAAATTCGAAACATAATTAA
- a CDS encoding glycosyltransferase: MENEVMVSVACITYNHEKYIADAIESFLMQKTNFKFEILIHDDASTDATARIIKEYEERYPDLIKPIYQTENKYSQGLDVDEINTCRAKGKYIAMCEGDDFWTDPTKLQQQYDYMESCPACSLCVHDAYIVYASGKRKDVSMRLRKSRKFSVEEIIVGGGALFATSSLFYRQCFDGNMPEFYKISPTGDYPLVIHLALKGEVYYIGKKMSAYRVGVAGSWTETEMKTLEKRTKHYREIAEMLDELDRYTDYLYQDTILNAKSRNEFELLIHAKRYDELKRGKYQEIYRSLSKRKRWSIFLREHFPFLVKKLQVHK, translated from the coding sequence TTGGAAAACGAAGTAATGGTAAGTGTTGCTTGCATCACATATAATCATGAAAAATATATAGCTGACGCTATAGAAAGCTTTCTGATGCAAAAAACGAACTTTAAATTTGAGATTTTAATTCACGATGATGCTTCTACTGACGCAACAGCGAGAATCATCAAAGAATATGAAGAACGTTATCCAGACTTAATAAAGCCAATTTATCAGACCGAAAATAAGTATTCACAAGGCTTGGATGTTGACGAAATAAATACCTGCAGAGCAAAAGGTAAATATATTGCTATGTGTGAAGGTGATGATTTTTGGACTGATCCGACAAAACTGCAGCAACAGTATGACTATATGGAATCTTGTCCAGCATGCAGTTTATGTGTTCATGATGCTTATATAGTTTATGCTTCTGGAAAAAGAAAAGATGTTTCAATGCGACTTAGAAAAAGTCGGAAATTTTCTGTCGAAGAAATTATTGTTGGTGGAGGTGCTTTATTTGCAACAAGTTCTCTTTTTTATCGACAATGTTTTGATGGAAATATGCCGGAATTTTATAAAATATCACCGACTGGAGACTATCCACTGGTTATTCATTTAGCCTTAAAAGGAGAGGTCTACTATATTGGGAAAAAGATGTCAGCATATCGAGTCGGTGTTGCTGGTTCATGGACTGAAACGGAAATGAAAACCTTAGAGAAGCGAACAAAGCATTATCGTGAAATTGCAGAGATGCTTGACGAGTTGGATCGTTACACAGACTATCTTTATCAGGATACAATACTTAATGCAAAGAGTAGAAATGAATTTGAGTTATTAATTCATGCAAAAAGATATGATGAGTTAAAACGCGGAAAATACCAGGAGATTTATCGGTCTTTGTCAAAACGGAAGCGATGGAGTATATTTTTAAGGGAGCATTTTCCCTTTCTAGTTAAAAAGCTTCAGGTTCATAAATAA
- a CDS encoding right-handed parallel beta-helix repeat-containing protein has translation MKKLSALLLVAVMLFSASPVQAKSRWDRWDWSKIWNPTKWHEIWNPVEEEETASPEETTTPEESAVEEPAVDETTPEEAVVEEPVVDETTPEEVVVEEPVVDETTPEEIVVEEPVVDETTPEETVPEQSEPVDTGSGVSVLDFGAKGDGVTNDTSAIQAALNANSAVYIPDGTYMIDVNTSLEPNSGQTITLAENAVLKAIPSSNSTNAVIRISGQNNITIAGGSIVGERYGHLGTTGAWGMGVTILDGASGIDISNMTITDCWGDGIYLGGTPAVSAVTVDNVVSDNNRRQGMSITNASNVAVSNSVFSNTNGTAPQAGIDIEPNGGQSASQITIINVQTNNNMGMGIQLLGTNGTVQGVEISNSEISDNNEVGLKLDTANDVSADSVVISNNSYGIDIPRNLTNASFTNMTITNNRSRGVSMVTSRQSSGVQNIVFEDSVISNSSQGSPATMDGVRIDSYDSTGVMTDIAFRNVQFIDNQSVATQRYGLTMGSSSTISGVTVDSSCSFSGNAAGSYIGTLSFV, from the coding sequence ATGAAAAAGCTATCGGCACTTTTATTGGTTGCAGTGATGTTATTTAGTGCTTCGCCAGTACAGGCGAAGTCAAGATGGGATAGATGGGATTGGAGTAAGATCTGGAATCCTACGAAATGGCATGAAATTTGGAATCCGGTAGAGGAAGAAGAAACAGCTTCCCCAGAAGAAACTACAACACCTGAGGAATCAGCTGTAGAAGAACCAGCAGTGGATGAAACAACACCGGAAGAAGCAGTAGTCGAAGAACCGGTAGTGGATGAAACAACACCGGAAGAAGTAGTAGTCGAAGAACCGGTAGTGGATGAAACAACACCGGAAGAAATAGTAGTGGAAGAACCAGTAGTGGATGAAACAACACCGGAAGAGACAGTGCCGGAACAGAGTGAACCAGTTGATACAGGAAGTGGCGTCAGTGTATTGGATTTTGGGGCTAAAGGTGATGGCGTAACGAATGACACATCGGCAATCCAGGCGGCACTTAATGCCAACTCAGCCGTTTATATTCCCGACGGAACCTACATGATTGATGTCAACACATCATTAGAACCAAACTCAGGACAAACCATAACACTTGCTGAAAACGCAGTATTAAAAGCCATTCCAAGCTCAAATTCGACAAATGCAGTAATCCGCATCAGTGGTCAGAATAATATCACAATCGCTGGTGGAAGTATTGTCGGTGAAAGATACGGTCATTTAGGAACAACCGGTGCCTGGGGAATGGGCGTAACCATTCTGGATGGTGCCAGTGGAATTGATATCAGCAATATGACAATTACTGACTGTTGGGGAGATGGCATTTACCTGGGTGGTACTCCGGCGGTAAGCGCAGTAACGGTTGATAATGTAGTCAGTGATAATAACCGAAGACAGGGAATGTCAATTACAAACGCCAGCAATGTAGCTGTCAGCAACAGTGTTTTCAGTAACACAAATGGAACAGCACCACAGGCCGGAATTGATATCGAACCAAACGGCGGTCAGTCAGCTTCACAAATAACAATCATCAATGTACAGACTAATAATAATATGGGTATGGGAATTCAGTTACTGGGAACAAACGGAACTGTTCAGGGCGTTGAAATCAGCAACAGTGAAATAAGTGACAACAACGAAGTCGGTTTAAAACTGGATACTGCCAATGATGTAAGTGCAGACAGTGTCGTGATTTCAAACAACAGTTATGGAATTGATATTCCGAGAAACCTTACAAATGCATCATTTACTAATATGACCATTACCAACAACAGGTCGCGCGGCGTATCAATGGTAACTTCAAGACAAAGCTCTGGCGTTCAGAATATCGTGTTTGAAGACAGTGTCATTTCAAACAGCAGTCAAGGTTCTCCGGCAACGATGGATGGTGTAAGAATCGACAGTTATGATTCGACTGGGGTTATGACAGATATTGCTTTCAGAAATGTACAGTTTATCGATAATCAGTCAGTAGCAACTCAGAGATATGGCTTAACAATGGGTTCTTCATCAACCATTAGTGGTGTAACAGTAGATTCAAGCTGTAGCTTCTCTGGAAATGCAGCAGGTTCTTATATCGGAACATTGAGCTTTGTATAA
- a CDS encoding leucyl/phenylalanyl-tRNA--protein transferase: MGKLISEISKIDKKYFKGNLNTFYSRHLRYRKKVYQLTEELYFPPHEAANEKFKMGPNGKLLAFGGDFSPERIILAYKNGIYPLSYEGQPLLWWTTDTYCVLFLEDLHIRRTVCKFIKNDNFRITADRAYFEVVNACSENRKGPTWITNKRKEAAVKLFEMGKAHSVEVWQDDQLIGGLFGVIVGACFYNESMFTRKDCGSKIAMTALALRLKELNFRIMDLGMWPTENLRRYGSTQICREEHIDEMKKCLNSPCYECDWSELFKDWDFKSAVNKQRYREQ, from the coding sequence ATGGGAAAATTAATTTCAGAAATTTCTAAGATTGATAAAAAATATTTCAAAGGAAATTTGAATACATTTTATTCTCGGCATCTAAGATATCGAAAAAAAGTATATCAATTAACAGAAGAGCTGTATTTTCCGCCCCATGAAGCGGCAAATGAGAAATTTAAAATGGGCCCAAATGGTAAATTGTTAGCATTTGGTGGTGATTTCTCCCCGGAACGAATCATTTTAGCATATAAAAACGGGATTTATCCTTTGTCCTACGAAGGTCAGCCGCTGTTATGGTGGACGACGGATACCTATTGTGTTTTATTTCTTGAGGATTTACACATCAGAAGAACGGTTTGTAAATTTATTAAGAACGATAATTTTCGAATCACTGCAGATAGAGCCTATTTTGAAGTTGTCAATGCCTGCTCTGAAAACAGAAAAGGGCCAACATGGATAACAAATAAAAGAAAAGAAGCTGCCGTTAAGCTATTCGAGATGGGTAAGGCCCACTCTGTTGAAGTGTGGCAGGATGACCAGCTGATTGGAGGTTTGTTTGGCGTTATAGTTGGGGCTTGTTTTTACAATGAATCAATGTTTACCCGCAAGGATTGCGGTTCGAAAATAGCCATGACTGCACTGGCACTTAGATTAAAAGAACTGAATTTTAGGATAATGGATTTAGGTATGTGGCCCACTGAGAATTTGAGACGATATGGATCAACGCAGATTTGTCGGGAGGAACATATAGATGAGATGAAAAAATGTCTTAATTCACCTTGTTATGAATGTGACTGGAGCGAGCTATTTAAAGACTGGGATTTTAAATCCGCGGTTAATAAACAGCGATATCGGGAACAATGA
- a CDS encoding right-handed parallel beta-helix repeat-containing protein: MLKQYSKVNAGFLSLLFLMISFLNLSMPMEKVAAAQVTDFGVSYRTHIQNEGWAQGFVNDGDLSGSEGKGLRLEGIEIKLTGDVPGDLGIEYRTHIQNIGWEEEFASNGDFSGSEGQGLRLEGIEIRLTGQEAQNYSVKYRTHIQNEGWEQGWVYDGAMAGSEGKGLRLEAIEVVIEEKAAASDNLGNSGSTNVSTDQTQEETIPEETVPEQSEPVDTGSGVSVLDFGAKGDGVANDTSAIQAALNANSAVYIPDGTYMIDVNTSLKPQSGQTITLAENAVLKAIPSSNSTNAVIRISGQNNITITGGSIVGERYGHFGTTGAWGMGVTILDGASGIDISNMTITDCWGDGIYLGGTPAVSAVTVDNVVSDNNRRQGMSITNASNVTVSNSVFSNTNGTAPQAGIDIEPNGGQSASQITIINVQSYNNKGMGIQLLGTNGSVQGVDIINSRLSDNNEVGLKLDTASDVSADYVEISNNSYGIDIPRNLINASFSNMTITNNRSRGVSMVTSRQSSGVQNIVFRDSVISNSSQGSPATMDGVRIDSYDSTGVMSNIAFKNVKFVDNQSVATQRYGLTMGSSSTISGVTVDSSCSFAGNAAGSYIGALSFV; this comes from the coding sequence ATGTTAAAACAATATAGTAAAGTTAATGCAGGATTTTTAAGTCTTTTATTTTTGATGATCAGTTTTCTAAATCTTTCAATGCCGATGGAGAAAGTGGCAGCAGCTCAAGTAACCGATTTTGGGGTATCTTATCGAACTCATATTCAGAACGAAGGATGGGCTCAGGGCTTTGTCAATGATGGCGATCTTTCCGGTTCAGAAGGAAAAGGCCTGCGATTGGAAGGCATTGAAATTAAACTGACAGGTGATGTTCCCGGAGATCTGGGAATTGAATACCGCACTCATATCCAGAACATTGGTTGGGAAGAAGAATTTGCTTCAAATGGAGATTTTTCAGGTTCGGAAGGCCAGGGCCTAAGACTGGAAGGTATTGAAATCCGTTTGACTGGACAAGAAGCTCAGAATTACTCAGTAAAATATCGTACTCACATCCAGAATGAAGGTTGGGAGCAAGGCTGGGTATATGATGGTGCCATGGCTGGATCAGAAGGAAAAGGCTTGCGTCTGGAAGCGATTGAAGTTGTAATTGAAGAAAAAGCTGCAGCTAGTGATAATTTAGGAAATAGCGGTTCGACAAATGTGTCAACTGACCAGACACAAGAAGAAACAATACCGGAAGAGACAGTACCAGAACAGAGTGAACCAGTTGATACAGGAAGCGGCGTCAGTGTATTGGATTTTGGAGCTAAAGGTGATGGCGTAGCGAATGACACATCAGCAATCCAGGCGGCACTTAATGCCAACTCAGCCGTTTACATACCCGACGGAACCTACATGATTGATGTCAACACCTCGTTAAAACCTCAATCAGGACAAACCATTACGCTTGCTGAAAATGCAGTATTAAAAGCCATTCCAAGCTCAAATTCGACAAATGCAGTAATCCGCATCAGTGGTCAGAATAATATTACAATCACAGGTGGAAGTATTGTCGGTGAAAGATACGGTCACTTTGGAACAACCGGTGCCTGGGGAATGGGCGTAACCATTCTGGATGGTGCCAGTGGAATTGATATCAGCAATATGACAATTACTGACTGTTGGGGAGATGGCATTTACCTGGGTGGTACTCCGGCGGTAAGCGCAGTAACGGTTGATAATGTAGTCAGTGATAATAACCGGAGACAGGGAATGTCAATTACAAACGCCAGTAATGTAACTGTCAGCAACAGTGTTTTCAGTAACACCAATGGAACAGCACCACAGGCTGGAATTGATATCGAACCAAACGGCGGTCAGTCAGCTTCACAAATAACAATCATCAATGTACAGTCTTATAACAATAAAGGTATGGGAATTCAGCTACTGGGAACAAACGGAAGTGTTCAGGGAGTCGACATTATCAATAGTAGGTTAAGTGACAACAACGAAGTCGGTTTAAAACTGGATACTGCCAGTGATGTAAGTGCTGATTATGTCGAGATTTCAAACAACAGTTATGGAATTGATATTCCGAGAAATCTGATAAATGCATCATTTTCTAATATGACCATCACCAACAACAGGTCACGCGGCGTATCAATGGTAACTTCAAGACAAAGCTCTGGCGTTCAAAACATTGTATTTAGAGACAGTGTTATTTCAAACAGCAGTCAAGGTTCTCCGGCAACGATGGATGGTGTAAGAATTGACAGTTATGATTCGACTGGTGTTATGTCTAATATAGCCTTTAAAAATGTAAAATTTGTCGATAATCAGTCAGTAGCAACTCAGAGGTATGGTTTAACAATGGGTTCTTCATCAACCATTAGCGGTGTAACAGTTGATTCAAGCTGCAGTTTTGCAGGTAACGCAGCAGGATCTTATATTGGAGCATTGAGTTTTGTATAA